From a region of the Dehalococcoidia bacterium genome:
- a CDS encoding DUF3800 domain-containing protein, with protein MVLSAYFDESGTHNDSKTVTVAGYLSTQSLWSAFDPEWRRILSCFGLTKFHMTDFVAKKDDFREGWEDEAKRRALLGPLLSTINKHVIGSVGVSMLRTDYDAAFDSKAAVRSGGPYGLGATWVLLQLARIMGFTQMQGAIKYVFEDAPRRKAAVQKAYDRVKVNPGLLKALRVESLSFGLKAHYVPLQAADVLAYEVRR; from the coding sequence ATGGTGTTGAGCGCATATTTTGACGAGAGCGGGACTCATAACGATTCCAAAACCGTAACCGTCGCGGGTTACCTCTCCACACAATCCTTATGGTCGGCCTTTGACCCTGAGTGGAGAAGGATTCTTTCCTGCTTTGGCTTAACGAAGTTTCACATGACAGACTTCGTAGCCAAGAAAGATGACTTCCGTGAGGGTTGGGAGGATGAAGCAAAAAGACGTGCTCTACTTGGTCCTCTGCTCTCTACTATCAACAAGCATGTGATTGGAAGCGTTGGTGTCAGCATGCTTCGGACGGATTACGATGCCGCGTTCGACTCTAAGGCTGCTGTTAGGTCTGGCGGGCCATACGGCTTGGGCGCTACTTGGGTCTTGCTTCAACTTGCCAGAATAATGGGTTTCACCCAAATGCAGGGAGCCATCAAGTATGTGTTTGAAGATGCGCCCCGTCGCAAGGCCGCCGTTCAAAAGGCTTATGACCGAGTCAAGGTGAATCCGGGACTTCTAAAGGCCTTGCGAGTAGAATCTCTCAGTTTCGGGCTAAAAGCACACTACGTGCCTCTCCAGGCTGCTGATGTACTGGCCTATGAAGTGCGTCGATGA